The genomic interval CGCGTCGCAATTCTAGTAAATAGGACGTCAGCAATGGTTGTGCAATGAAATATAAGCATATGCTGGTCTGGCAAAATCTTGAATCTTAATTCGGTTGACTTGTTCTTTGGTGATAGTCCTGACCTGGCTGGCTTTGTGCCTGTGGTGGCTCACTAGAACCTGCTATATTACAATGTGTTGATTGCGATGCTGACTCGTCGGTCGACACAGACGGCACAGTGGCTACCGTTGGATTGGATGAGTCCTTTCGGCTACCGTCATTGTTAGTGGCATCAGTTGTTGCACTGCTATTGCTGCTAAGTGCCATTCGCTGCATTTGTCGGATCACTGTGGCCGCATAGTATGCTTGCTATAAAAACAATTGAATTAATTGTATGAGCGCCAAACGAATTTTCTATATAGCTGAACGCACCTTCCAACGGGACTTAGCAAAGTTCTTCTTCAATTGTTCAGAAACAGTTCCGTGAATGTTCTTGCTACTGGCCTCATTTCCAGAGATCCTTTATtaacgaaaaagaaaatatttacttCGCCGCATAGATTACAGTTTTGTGAAGAAATGTTTTAATATTAATCGCTTTAAGCAAAGAACCATTTTCCTGTTAATTCAGGTGTTAACACTTACCAAGGATGAGCCAAAGCTTGTTTGCAAGTAAATCGCTTTTCGACGGTGACGCACATTaagtttttaataaactgCTTGGCCGACTCGCTTATCTCGTCCCAGTAAGGGGAATCGAATTCGAATTCACCtaaaatgtaaatgtttttTAGTGGACATGTTTACGTGTAGTCCATATCTAAGTATAGTATAATTAATTGAAGAGGACCTTTTAATATTTGAGCAAAAAGATTTGCATCATTTTCATCATAAAACGGGGGATAGCCACACAATAGAATGTATGATATTACTCCAATACTCCATACGTCAACGGCTTTTCCATATGGTTTTTGGGCCAGGACCTCTGGAGCAACATATCCCGGCGTTCCACATGCTGTAGCCATAATGCCAGAGTCCTCCATTTTTGATAGACCAAAATCGCTAATCATTATTTTGCTGTCATCTTCAGGACTGTAGTaaagtaagttttccggctGAAAAGCAAATTCTATTTTGAGCAGAtctaaatgaaaatgaattttaatAGGGAAACAACTAAGAGAAGACAAGTTTTTATCCGATCTTTTATACTATTGTACATAAAGTGAAAGAATTATtagaataattttaaaaaaaattgattgcaaATGGGGTTGTTTATTACCTTAAGATCCCGATGCACAACTCCCTGTTCATGCATATAATCTACAGCCTCTAGAATCTGTCGTATAAGATGAGAGGCATCCCTTTCCGTATACGAACCTTTTTCCACAATACGATCAAAGAGCTCGCCGCCAGTCACCCTATAGAAAGTCCAAGTTgaagaaaatacatacatatatgtacatatgcatacaaCAAAGGTAAGATATTAGAAACATACAATTCCATAACTAGGTACACCTTCGACTTGTCCTCGTACGTTTCCAGGAGTTGCACAATGTTGGGGTGAGTTAATCTACAAATAGATTTTAAAAAACTTTATATGTAGGTATTTACATGCATGTTGAACGGTCATTATGTGTTTGATGAATGCGGTGCGATTAATAAAGCTACGACGCAAGCATTCAAATTCATTCAAAGTGTAAATCAATATTGATATTCCCCCGAACtgcattttcaattcaatCTTCATCATCTTGCCAATGTTCTATAACTCACTTAAGCATCTTGATATAGTATAACatgtgcatatacatatgtgcatatacaTGACACATACACTGCTCGTCATCGGGATAGCGCACACACGCCCTTGAAGAGACTTcaagtaacaaaaaaaatagcgattctaatttttaaaaaaatgtgtCTTTGAAAAATGTGAATTTTGATTAACGCTACGTAGTCTTTTTGgatgaaaataaatgtaatttaaacCGACGAAAACGGATACAATTACTATTTCCATGATCTTGGGAAGGAAGAGCCCCAATTAGATTGTCTTTATAGTCGGGAGGGAGGTGTGATGGTGTGGGGAGCCATCTACTACTATGACTAATACGAGCTTCGGCTTTGATAACAAGTATGACAATGCTCCGATCCACACGGTCCGTGTGGTTAATTCATGGATTGATGACGAAAATGTTAGATTACTACAGTGGCCACCTTACTCACCCGACATCAATATTATAGAAAGCGTGTGGCTAGCTAGTTCGCAATGTTTACGAGCCTGGCAAACAATAATCTAACAAAGAAGAATTTATTAAAGGCATCAAGAGTGCTTGGTCACctttttctttaaattataTTGCAAGTTTATAAAAGTTGCTTGCGAAAAGGATCTACGATCCCGTATGAATAAATTCATATCTCAAAAggtaaacgagggggaacgttgtgagttgctgcggacaccgcaactctacggttatacccgatactaagtcagtatggctctcctccggcaacagattttcgtcctttgtgggggcggatgggggtggggcgaaattctgagatatacgttttatagtgacatcttaaaggagtgtgtgtaccaaatttggttactctagccttaatagtctctgagatttgtggttgcctcagattttcgtcctttgcgggggcggaagggggtgtggcgaaatttggacatgaaacggtcaaggtccgatatcacaggagtgtggataccaaatttggttgctctggcttttataggttctgagatccttgaactcatattttgcaattggcaaaaccgaccatgaaacctgtgtgttagagtgagacagagcgagaaagagtgaaattgttttcgtgattctggctgtaataattatacgatctggttcagattttgcactctagaagatatagtcatcttctacgattctgcgtttttagttttctcgtatcgtcgaaattgtggatgccacagattttcgccctttgt from Drosophila pseudoobscura strain MV-25-SWS-2005 chromosome 5, UCI_Dpse_MV25, whole genome shotgun sequence carries:
- the CaMKI gene encoding calcium/calmodulin-dependent protein kinase type 1 isoform X1 codes for the protein MPLFGKKDSGKKAKSKDMKELSKQVSIEEKYNLHGLLGTGAFSEVRLAESKDTPGDHFAVKIIDKKALKGKEESLENEIRVLRRFSANHFDANCPNGTRLTHPNIVQLLETYEDKSKVYLVMELVTGGELFDRIVEKGSYTERDASHLIRQILEAVDYMHEQGVVHRDLKPENLLYYSPEDDSKIMISDFGLSKMEDSGIMATACGTPGYVAPEVLAQKPYGKAVDVWSIGVISYILLCGYPPFYDENDANLFAQILKGEFEFDSPYWDEISESAKQFIKNLMCVTVEKRFTCKQALAHPWISGNEASSKNIHGTVSEQLKKNFAKSRWKQAYYAATVIRQMQRMALSSNSSATTDATNNDGSRKDSSNPTVATVPSVSTDESASQSTHCNIAGSSEPPQAQSQPGQDYHQRTSQPN
- the CaMKI gene encoding calcium/calmodulin-dependent protein kinase type 1 isoform X2; translated protein: MPLFGKKDSGKKAKSKDMKELSKQVSIEEKYNLHGLLGTGAFSEVRLAESKDTPGDHFAVKIIDKKALKGKEESLENEIRVLRRLTHPNIVQLLETYEDKSKVYLVMELVTGGELFDRIVEKGSYTERDASHLIRQILEAVDYMHEQGVVHRDLKPENLLYYSPEDDSKIMISDFGLSKMEDSGIMATACGTPGYVAPEVLAQKPYGKAVDVWSIGVISYILLCGYPPFYDENDANLFAQILKGEFEFDSPYWDEISESAKQFIKNLMCVTVEKRFTCKQALAHPWISGNEASSKNIHGTVSEQLKKNFAKSRWKQAYYAATVIRQMQRMALSSNSSATTDATNNDGSRKDSSNPTVATVPSVSTDESASQSTHCNIAGSSEPPQAQSQPGQDYHQRTSQPN